One genomic window of Polyangiaceae bacterium includes the following:
- a CDS encoding glycosyl hydrolase family 2 has product MNNRIDLNAGWHLGSSARVGRDGRELSTSAGAGSDELIRKEVGWLEISMPCTVLGALVDAGVYPEPFVGKRLLDVPGQGPPAVNFSNHDMPEDSPFAVPWWYRTTFETPPELGERVLLGLDGLNYRGSVWINGELVADEGTLVGAYRDYVLDITDYVHRDAPNVLAISVQAPNKDDLAITWVDWNPSPPDKNLGLWREVWLRGVGAVRVTRAFVKSRVLRGEGGSQARLEVHTELHNLSGDTERVQLRADIAALGIVLEAQVELGPGECRQVVWRADAHPELELDDPPLWWPRVMGEQPLFELEVTASLQGCLSDRCQARFGIREVTSELTPDEHTLFRINGEALVIRGAGWATDLFLRPDWERDQRQIEYVVAMNLNTIRFEGMLERGRFLERCDELGLLVIAGWCCCDHWERWDNWKEEDYGVAAESLRSQLRRVAHHPSMLTWWYGSDFPPPPRVEQSYLEVFDAEAWPNCKQSSAANKPTPVTGPSGIKMVGPYEYVPPSYWLTDQERGGAFGFASEICPGVAVPPLESLQRMLPAQNHWPPDDTWKFHCGGQEFHNLDLFLEATRERLGEPTGIADFARKAQLLTYEGQRAMFEAYARNKYRATGVVQWMLNNAWPSLIWHLYDYYLRPAGGFFGTQRGSEPLHVLYGYDDHAVWLTSDYRRAVEDLELLVRVYGLGGELRFSASQSVSVGPDGALRVLELPPVEALGLSPGGVVFLDLELLQGGQSVSRNWYWIPAEADEIDFPNGTWYYTPVKRFADLRALSQLAEAGDFAADLRVRREPGVQRFDVKLKNPGPRVAFFVELRLCDADGSDVLPVLWEDNYVTLRPGEERVVSGSTTVAAPLAVEVSGFNVATRVVHSARSLPPLQLPDLLETASAE; this is encoded by the coding sequence GTGAACAATCGGATCGACCTCAACGCAGGTTGGCATCTGGGCTCCAGCGCGCGCGTGGGTCGAGATGGCCGAGAACTAAGCACTAGCGCCGGCGCCGGCAGCGATGAGCTGATCCGCAAGGAAGTTGGCTGGCTCGAGATCAGCATGCCGTGCACCGTGCTCGGGGCGCTGGTGGACGCTGGGGTGTACCCCGAGCCGTTCGTTGGCAAGCGCCTGCTCGACGTTCCGGGGCAGGGTCCCCCCGCGGTCAACTTCTCCAACCACGACATGCCAGAAGACAGCCCGTTTGCTGTTCCGTGGTGGTATCGCACGACGTTCGAGACTCCCCCCGAGCTCGGAGAGCGCGTGCTGCTCGGCCTCGATGGTCTCAACTACCGTGGCTCCGTGTGGATCAACGGAGAGCTGGTGGCCGACGAGGGAACGCTGGTCGGCGCCTACCGAGACTACGTGCTCGACATCACCGACTACGTGCATCGGGACGCGCCGAACGTGCTGGCGATCTCCGTCCAGGCGCCAAACAAGGACGATCTGGCGATCACCTGGGTGGACTGGAACCCGTCGCCGCCGGACAAGAACCTCGGACTCTGGCGCGAGGTTTGGCTGCGAGGTGTGGGCGCGGTGCGAGTCACCCGAGCGTTCGTGAAGAGCCGAGTGCTACGTGGAGAGGGCGGCTCTCAAGCGCGCCTCGAAGTGCACACGGAGCTCCACAACTTGAGCGGCGACACCGAGCGTGTCCAGCTCCGAGCGGACATCGCGGCTCTGGGGATCGTGCTGGAGGCCCAGGTCGAGCTCGGCCCTGGTGAGTGCCGCCAAGTCGTGTGGCGAGCGGACGCCCACCCAGAGCTCGAACTCGACGATCCGCCGCTCTGGTGGCCGCGAGTGATGGGGGAGCAGCCGCTCTTCGAGCTGGAAGTCACCGCCAGCTTGCAAGGCTGCTTGAGCGATCGCTGCCAAGCTCGCTTCGGGATCCGCGAGGTAACAAGTGAACTCACCCCTGACGAGCACACGCTGTTCCGCATCAACGGCGAAGCACTGGTGATCCGCGGCGCCGGTTGGGCGACGGACCTCTTCTTGCGACCCGACTGGGAGCGCGATCAGCGCCAGATTGAGTACGTCGTCGCGATGAACCTCAACACAATACGCTTCGAAGGCATGCTCGAGCGCGGGCGTTTCCTCGAGCGCTGCGATGAGCTGGGGCTCCTGGTGATCGCCGGGTGGTGCTGCTGTGATCACTGGGAAAGGTGGGACAACTGGAAAGAAGAAGACTACGGCGTCGCCGCCGAAAGCCTGCGAAGTCAGCTGCGGCGGGTCGCTCACCACCCGAGCATGCTGACCTGGTGGTACGGCAGCGACTTCCCACCGCCCCCGCGGGTCGAGCAGAGCTACCTCGAGGTGTTTGACGCGGAAGCGTGGCCGAACTGCAAGCAGTCTTCAGCGGCCAACAAGCCGACCCCCGTGACTGGGCCGAGTGGGATCAAGATGGTGGGCCCGTACGAGTACGTGCCGCCAAGCTACTGGCTCACGGACCAGGAGCGAGGCGGCGCGTTCGGCTTTGCGAGCGAAATCTGCCCCGGCGTCGCTGTGCCGCCGCTCGAGAGCCTGCAGCGCATGCTCCCGGCGCAGAACCACTGGCCGCCGGACGACACCTGGAAGTTTCACTGTGGTGGTCAGGAGTTTCACAACCTCGATTTATTCCTCGAGGCAACGCGCGAACGCCTGGGGGAGCCCACAGGCATCGCCGACTTCGCACGCAAGGCGCAGCTTTTGACCTATGAAGGTCAGCGAGCGATGTTCGAGGCGTACGCGCGCAACAAGTACCGCGCGACCGGCGTGGTGCAGTGGATGCTCAACAACGCCTGGCCGAGCCTGATCTGGCACCTCTACGACTACTACCTGCGTCCGGCGGGCGGCTTCTTCGGCACTCAACGGGGCTCTGAACCGCTCCACGTGCTGTACGGCTACGACGATCACGCCGTCTGGCTCACCAGCGACTATCGCCGCGCCGTGGAAGACCTGGAGCTCCTGGTGCGCGTGTATGGGCTCGGCGGTGAGCTGCGCTTCTCCGCCTCCCAGAGCGTGAGCGTTGGTCCAGATGGCGCGCTGCGTGTGCTCGAGCTGCCGCCCGTCGAGGCCCTAGGGCTCAGCCCTGGAGGCGTCGTGTTCCTCGATCTCGAGCTCCTCCAAGGCGGACAATCCGTCAGTCGCAACTGGTACTGGATCCCCGCGGAGGCAGACGAAATCGACTTCCCGAACGGCACTTGGTACTACACCCCGGTCAAGCGCTTCGCGGATCTGCGCGCGCTGAGCCAGCTCGCGGAGGCAGGCGATTTTGCGGCGGATCTGCGGGTGCGACGGGAGCCCGGCGTGCAGCGCTTCGACGTCAAGTTGAAGAACCCTGGGCCCCGGGTCGCTTTCTTCGTCGAGCTCCGGCTGTGCGACGCAGATGGCTCGGATGTGCTCCCGGTGTTGTGGGAGGACAACTACGTGACGCTGCGCCCCGGTGAGGAGCGCGTCGTGAGTGGCTCGACGACCGTTGCTGCGCCCCTCGCGGTTGAAGTCTCAGGCTTCAACGTGGCGACCCGCGTGGTGCACTCGGCGCGTTCGTTGCCACCGCTGCAGCTGCCGGACTTGCTCGAGACGGCGAGCGCCGAATAG